The following nucleotide sequence is from Bos taurus isolate L1 Dominette 01449 registration number 42190680 breed Hereford chromosome 3, ARS-UCD2.0, whole genome shotgun sequence.
TCCTGCGGCCATCCCCCCACTCTGCCTCCAATGCCCTCCTGCCAATACTAATAAGAGCTATTCTTTCTTGAGTTCTTGCTCAATAAGTACTTTATAAGCATGATATCACATTTTCCCTACCAGTGGGTAGTATTACatagccccatttcacagatgaggaaactgagggtcaggGAGGGTAAGTggcatgctgtgtgtgtgttagttgctcagttgtgtccaactctttgcgaccctatgagcTGTagtctgctctgtccatggtattttccaggcaagaatactggaatgggttgccatttccttctccaggggatcttcctgacccagagatagagcccgtgtctcttatgtctcctgcattggcaggtgggttccttaccattAGCAAAGTTGCATACTAGAGGTCATAAATTAATAAGGATGGAATAAAGCTTTTTATTAAGCAGTGTGGCTCAAAAACCAGTAACCACTACTCCATATGGCTGCCGAGTAAGCCCAACTCCCCAGCCACAGGAAGGTGTCTCCAGGGAGGCCATTCTCAACAAGGTGGGCATGCTCCTAGATTCTACCCCTACCCCAGTCTCAGCCTTCTGCTCAAACTGAGGAAGGATGGATTTGTGCTGAGCCAATGCATAATGAAAAACAGAGACCAAGGTTCTTGTTTAAGAATCAATAATAGTGAAAGTTAAGATTTACAGAGCACTcatatatgccaggcattgttctgagCACTGTATACCTAGTAAGTCACTCAGCCCTCACAATAACCCTAAGTGGTAGGTATATTAccattacccccattttacagatgaggaaactgaggcacagagccatTAGGTGACTTCAAGATCACACCACTAATGAGTGGCAGAATCAGGATGAAAACCCAGACACTACACTGTTACTGTCAAAAAGGGCAGAGTTGAGAGGGTTGGAGGCTCTGTTTACTTGTCCATGTACATGTGGATAACTTAGCTTATCCCAGGGCTGCCCTTCTGGGATCACTCTGCATGGAGACAAAGGCATGGCAGGTGGGTTGGCAACCCACTTACCATGGAGACCCAGGGCAAGGAAATGCCCAACTGGTCCCAGTGGGAGCTTTCCGAGTGGTCTTACCTGAAGCCCTCACTCTCTCCACCCTACCCACAGACCCTCCCACTGCACCCTACAACCTATCCTGCATCATGAACCTCACAACCAACAGCCTCATCTGTCAGTGGGAGCCAGGCCCCAACACCCACCTGTCCACCAGCTTCACCCTGAAGAGCTTCAAGTGAGTAAGGGTCCTTATGCCAGCCCATTGCTTTGGGTTCTGGGACAGACCGCGGGTAGGACTGTTGGGGTGGAAAGCCAAGGcggagatagggaggaggagggagcttGGCTTTCTGCCCCCACTTTACATCCAAGCCTGGCCCATTGGCAGGAGCCAGGACAAATGCCAGACGCAGAAGGATTCCATCCCTGACTGCGTGCCGGAAGTCGGGCAGAGCCACTGCTCCATCCCCCGCAAACACCTGCAGCTGTACCAGAACATGAGCATCTGGGTGCAGGCCAGGAACGCGCTGGGGACCAGCGCTTCCCCAAAGCTCTGCCTGGCTCCCATGGACGTTGGTGGGTGACGCTGGGtgtgggggaggagagaggtCCCCACCATGAGCAGACTCAGAGAGGCACAGGGAGGGAAACACAGACCCAGGGACAGACAATAAGATGCTGAAAGacctggaggaagagaagggagaaaaataatgTGGGATTCAATTGAAGCCAGAGCTTTGGAGACGCAGACAGGGAtgtggaagaaacacaggcaagGAGAcacactcattcattctttcagcaaATTTCCTGAAGCGCCCACTCTGcgctaggcactgttctagggGCTGGGGATACAGCAGTAAACAACACAGCAAAAATCGTGCCCCCGAAATTTTGCCCACTTACATTCTGGTGGGCAAAGAATAATAACATGTCAGGTAATGGTATGTGTGATGAGGAAATGAAGCAGGGGATGGGGTAGGGACAGCTGGGGAGAAGGACGTCAGGGAAGGCCTCACTGAGAAGACGACATTTGAGAAGATCCTTGGAGGAAATGAGGGAGCAAGACACTGTATATTCGGAAGGTAAGTGCTCCAGACCGAGGGAACAACCAGTgcaagaagaggaaacagagagagaaacaggCTCATGGACAGAGACAGACCTGCAGAAACAGGACAACACAGAGatgaagagacacagagagagatggGAAGATATAGAGGTCCCACGAATGGAGACCCAGAGAAGAAATGGAACCACAGACAGGAAGACAGGGGAAGCCAGAACAGAGCCCTGGAGGATGAAGCAGAGGAAGTGTCCGATAACCCCTCTCCTTGCAGTGAAACTGGAGCCCCCCACACTGTGGGCCCTGGAGCCCAGCCCTGCGGTGGCCCCGCCTCAGCCAGGCTGCCTGAGGCTGCGCTGGGAGACCTGGAGGCCAAGTCTGTACATAGAACAGAAGTGTGAGCTGCGCCACCAGCCTCGGCTTGGAGAAGCCGGCTGGGACCTGGTGAGGCAGAGGGCAACCTGAGGGGCCTGGGTTGGGGGTGGCTGAGGGGAGGGTAAACTGAGCTGGCCCCGAAGGGCACAGAGGTCCAGGCTGACAGCCATGCCTGTCTTCCACCAGGTGAGCGCCCTGCCCGCCAGGACCTCCCAGTATGAACTCTGCGGGCTCCTCCCATCCACAGCCTACACCCTGCAAATGCGCTGCACCCGCTGGCGCCTGCCCGGCCACTGGAGCGAATGGAGCCCCAGCCTGGAGCTGACCACCGCACAACGGGGTGAGCAGGTGGTGAGGGGCTGGGAGCAGCCATCAGGATCCAGGCTGGCCTCCGGGGCCCTCCCTGACCCTCCCCTCCTGCTCGCTCCACAGCCCCCATCGTCAGACTGGACACGTGGTGGCGGCAGAGGCAGCTGGACCCCGAGACGGTGACCGTGCAGCTGTTCTGGAAGGTAACCCCCTCTGAAGGCCATCCCTCCACCTCTTCAGATTTAAACAGACCCCTGCAAGCTGGGGCTCAGGACTGCAGCAGGCCTGGCAGGCTTGGATGTGTACGTGATCTGCACACACTTTGCTGGGTAGTGCACCAGGAAGCTGGGCAGTGCCCTTCTGCAGAGACTACAATGCAGGACTCACCTTGTTAGGTGCCTGCTGCTCACACTGAGTTACTTTATCCTTTCCTCTCTTCTAGGACCTAGCacgggggagaagggagggagggagggaagaggactGACTCCCAGTCTGGGTGGCTCAGTTCCGGGGACACGGACACTCCATCTAGAAGCTCTCCCCTACTCAGGATGAGCTGCGCATCTCCTTATCTTTTTCCTCCTATGCCCACTAACAGCCAATAGCCCTGGAAGAAGACAGCGGACAGATCCAAGGTTACCTGGTTTCCTGGAGACCCTCAGACCAGGCTGGGGCAGAGCCAACCCTCTGTGACACCACGGAGCTGAACTGTACCTTCCAACTGCCTTCAGAAGCCCGGGAGGTGGTCCTTAAGGCCTATAACACAGCTGGGACCTCGCATCCCACCCCCGTGGTTTTCTTGGAAAGCAGAGGTAAAGAGGGCCCACAGCTAGTACAGTATGGTGGTTAAGCAAGTAAATTCAGAGgctagactgcctgggttcaaatctaaTCCTGTTACTTGTTAGCAATGAgatctgggcaagttacttaccctccctggcctcagtttactcatctcgCAAATGGGAATGGTACAGTGTCTAACTCAAAGCATTGCTGTGAAGATTACATGAGTTTAGACCTGTGCCTACACAAAGTAACTGTTCCGTATGTGTTAGCGACTATTATTATCACTAGCCAGAACCAAGTTAAGCTGGTGGCAGTGcctacccacacacacacacacacacacacacagaatagagTCTATTCTGCCAAGGAAATGGGAGACAAAGTTCTAATGTTTTCCAGCTAAAACATAGtccctaggacttccctggcagtccaatggctaagactcccaatgcagggggcccaggtttgatccctggtcagggaactagatcccacatgccagaactaaagatcctgcaagctgcaacaaagatcaaagagcCCCTATGCTTTAACCatgacctagcacagccaaataaataaatattaaaaaaaaaaatagtccctCAGTTAACTGTTCATTCTCAGGGGATCAGTCACTCTCACCCTCAGATGCCCCTGAACACGGGTCTTCATGAAGTGAGATTAACAATAACAAGAGCTAGTATTCCCATTTCCCAGCCATGTGACCCTAGACCAGTCCCTTAACCTCTCTGTCTCCATTTTCTTATTGCTAAGTTGGGGACAGTAGTCGAGCCCCCATTGGGACTGTTAGCAGACTCAGTGAATTAATACACACAGAGAACCACACAGGGTGAGCTTTCATCATTAATTACCACAGCAGGCCTGTTTCATGTACCATCTCACTTACTCTGCACCATGACCCTCCATGGTAACAACTTTATTATCATCCTTTccaccttacagatgaggaatctgaggctcagatattgtcttacccaaggtcacccagcttgTAAGTTGCAAAGGCCagacttgaacccaggtttctAGCTCTAGGGCCTTTCTTCTCATCTTCACATCATCTCCTACTCTATCTCCAGGCCCACCCCTGGGCAGACTCCACACCACCGCTCGAGACCCTCATAGCCTCTGGGTGGGCTGGGAGCCCCCCAGTCCTCAACCTCAGGGCTATGTGATTGAGTGGGGCCTCAGTCCCCCCAGCCCCAACGGCAGTCCTATGACCTGGAGGATGGAGCATAACGGAAGCATTGCAGGGACCTTGCTGCAGGGTGAGacaggcctgggggctgggcagatgggcagggctggggagcaggGGGAGCATTTTATCTGCCTGAACCACCCTAAAGATGTATATTGCCCTGTTCCTGCACCATTCTCATCGCACGTCCTCCGAATCTGGAAGTTCTTCCTGCAGTCTAACTGGAGCCTCTCTTTCTAGCCGTGACTCTGCCACCTTTctagctctctctctcccacttgTGGCCCCTTACCCCCAAGCAAATGATCTGAAGAAGAGACTGCAGAGGCCAGACCTGAAGAACGAAGCTCAGGTTATCCCTGAAGTCTAAGGTTAGCCCCCAGCCATCATCAGAGGCTGGCCCCTAACCAGAGTGCCCACCCCATTTTCTCTCTACAGAGAACATCAGGCCCTTTCAGCTCTACGAGATCACTGTGACCCCCCTGTACCAGGACACCAAGGGACCCTCCCAGCATATCTATGCCTACTCCCAAGAGATGGGTTCGTTAGCCACTAAGTCTTTTTTTTCAGAATCCCCTCCTCTCTCTCAAGGCCTCTCTAGGCCCCCCAAAATCTGGAATTAGGAGAGAACTTTTTCTCCCCGCCCCCCCTACCTCTGGCCCAGAAAACGGTCTCTCTCAATCCTAAGATTACCCCTGGCTTACACTAGACCCCTGCAGCTGGAAAGAACTCAGGTGGTGGGGTAATGGAAACTGGGAAGTAAGCTCAGCAGAATTCAAGGAGCAATTCTGGCAAAAACTGGACAGGTGTCACATGAGCGGCAGAAATCAAACAGTGAACCAGACAAAACCAGGCCTGGCAGAAATCAGGAAGCAAGGCTTCGAGTCAAAGAAAAGCAGGTTTAAATCTCAGCTCAGCAACTTATTAGCAGTCAATGGGATTCAGTGAAAGTTCCTGGGAAAACGAGGCTTGGATATGAGTCCCCCTGAACTTTCTTATACCACCCACCCCCACAAAGTGTCCCAGTTCTTGGGTCTGGGGAGCCACAAGAAGTCCAACTGGGTTCCCtcatccccaccccactccccatcaGCCCCTGCATCTCTCTCTTCCGGCAGCCCCCTCCCATGGCCCAGAGTTGCATCTCAGGCACATTGGCAAGACGTGGGCCCAGCTGGAGTGGGTGCCTGAGGCCCCTGAGCTGGGGAAGAGCCCCCTTACCCACTACACCATCTTCTGGACCAACACTCAGGACCAGTCCTTCTGTGAGTCTATCCTCAGCGACCCGCAGCCCCAGAAGGCCTGGGAGGGGGTGCTCAGAGGCCTTGGGGAGGTTCAGCAGCCAGGCCCAGGCTCACGAGTCTCCTCTACTCCCAGCCACTGTCCTGAATGCCTCCACCCACAGCTTTGTCCTCCGTGGCCTGGAGCCTTCTAGCTTGTACCATGTCCAACTCATGGCCGCCAGCCAGGTGTGGGCCGCCAACAGCACAAGCCTCACCCTGATGACCTTGACTCTAGGTAAGGGGAGAATGGGGACTGGTCAGGGAAAGCTGCTGGGAGGAGGCCTAACCCAAAAGACTGCCACTGTGAAACTAGATAAGCCTTGCCTGGGTCCCTGAGTGGGAAGAGCCAGCACTACCCTTGGATCTTAGTCTGAGGGCCgaggcccagccctgcccttggAGCCCAGTCTGAGGGCGGAGGCTCAGTCTCACCTGCACGCACTCTTACCTCTCTTGGCTTTCCCCTCACCACAGAGGAGTCTGAGCTGCACATCCTCCTGGGCCTGTTCGGCCTCCTGGTCTTGCTCATCTGCCTCTGTGGGGCTGCCCAGTTCTGCTGCAGACCCAGGTGAGTCCTTCTGAGAGACCTGACACCCAGGTAACCCTGCCGAAGGGAACTGAAGGCCCAGGTGAGCAAGGCTGGCTCCTCTCAGacttgccaggccacagggttcaGGTCTGGGAGTCAGGcccccctccttctcctctctgcACGAAGGGGTCATCCCTTCTGCTGCTGGGAGAAGGTGGGAGAAATGCTGGGAGGACGGGAGGGCATGCTGACCCAGCCTTCACCTGCCCTCTTCTCCAGCAGGAAGTATTCCCTCTGGCCGAGTGTCCCGGACCCAGCCCGCAGCAGCCTGGGTTCCTGGGTGCCAACCATCACGGCggaggtgagaacactggagggagagggaaatgggTCTGAGGGTTAGGCTCCTACCCCAGGCTCAAAGTGAAGGGAAACTCCCCCAAGAATGAGTACTCAGGCCTTCCCATCACTTCACCTCTTTATAGAGCAAAGCAGACCTGAGTGTGAATCCCAGCTCCACCCATTTCAAAGCCTCAGTCACCTCATTGTGAAATGGGACAAATCACACACAAAAGCACTGGGGAGATTCACCGGGCTAAGTCTGAACAGCACATAGCACGCGTCCGGCACATATGAGGTGCTTTGCATCCCCTGAATAACCCTTTGCGTTCCAGCAAGGAACAGCAGGAatgtccccccaccaccccagtgCAGGAAGGGACAGTGGCTGGAACAGACATCTGAAACAAACCAGGCCCTCACCACACATCTTTATGTCAGGATATCTTACAGCTGCCCAGCCTTCGGGACCCCGGCATGCCACCCATCACCAAGATCACGGtgctggaggaggaagagaagaagccaGGGCCCTGGGAGTCCAATGCCAGCTCAGGGCCCGGTAGCCTCTCCACCCTTGTCCAGGCCTATGTGCTCCAGGGGGACCCAAGAGTGCCCTCCGCTCAGCCTCAGCCCCAGCCTGGCAACAGCGACCAGGTGCTTTACGTGCAGGTGCTGGGCAGCCCCACGGGCCCAGGGCCTGGGCACTACCTCCGCTGCGACTCAACTCAGCCCCTCTTGGAGGGCCTCTCCCCCAGTCCCAAGTCCTACGAGAACCTCTGGTTCCAGACCAGCTCTCCGGGGACCCCAGAGCCCCTAGTCCCACATCCGGAGGACGACAGTATCTTTGAGCCTCTGCTTGACTTCCCTCTACTACAAGGACTCCGGGTCAGTGGGGCGGAGGGTCTTGGGGGCTTCTAGGGCTTCCTGGGACTCCCCACCTGGGTCTGCTCCTTGATAAGCCTGGGCTATCCAGAGAAGAGAATGCCAGTAAGCCCATCACTAAAAAACCACTCAGCCCCAGGAAAAGCAGAAAGGCTCCCAGCCTCCCCCTGTCTTTGACCCTCAGCATCCCTCCTCTATCTTCCCAATCTCCATGGACTGGGTCTCCCACTTCAAAGGCCAGACAAGGCTTGGTCCACCCTGCTCACTAGCCTTTGTTTTGTATAATCGGTACTTGATTCCTataatttcagtcttttaaagTGGTTTATAGTCTGATTTGGTTTGGCTTGATTTTGAGCAACTGTTGAGTGTGCCTGaatctatattctttttcttttcagagcCTATGCGATCGTAGGGGTGGGGTGCTCCTcagaatcattcatttatttattctttctttaattccTTCATTCAACTAACACCTAGGCACTGTGCTGGCAGCAGGGTTCCAAAATGACTAGGCTTAGTCCATCCTCAAAGAGTTCCCATTCTAGTGATGGAGACCTGAAAAATGACCACCAGGGCACAGTGGCCATGGTTACCAAGAGAGTCACAGATAACTGGGGCCGTGGCAAACAGACCTCGGAAACAAGTAACccctgtaaaataaatataattaaaaacaaaatctcccACCAGCCTAGAAAACCCGTCCATAAGGGtagacaaggaagaaaaaaattttttaattgggcgAGAATTAAACCAGAATGTCATGGGCAAGCAGCTCAAGAGTTTGCAAAGACGAAAAGAAGTCTTACACTTTTACACAGTGAAGCGGATACAACTCACTGCATACATTTTCTCAAGATAATCAATAACTACTTCTCAAGCAAGAGGACTTGACAGCACTATTTGTCACACAAGGGACATCCTAAATTCAGCTGGGAAATGGGGTAGCCAACCTGGGTTTGCTAACTGCCtttattcaaaggaaaaataaatttctcatatCTTTATAAGAGGAGGGAGGTTTGCAACTTGGAGCTGGAGACCAGCTCCTGCTCTTCCAAAGAAACTGGGAGACAAGGGCTCTATCTTTCTTAATAATTACATTTCAAACAGACCACTCCCAGGTCCTGAGAAAGACATCCCTGAGTGGTAAAACTGGCAAGAGGCCTATATAGCTTTAAAAAGATTTACATGCATCTCAAAAgggcagaaaaagaattcagttacatgttttctaaagtaaatgctttaagaaaagcaaagaggaggagagtctttctcttttttgtacTGGGGGAAATTAAGGTATATTTTTCCTACTTTTAATTGGCATTTGTccatgcctgcatgctcagtggctcagtcatgtctgactctttgcaaccccatggactgtagcccaccaggctcctctgtccacgggcttctccaggcaagactactggagtgggttgtcatttcctcctccagggtatctgtctcctgcaactccagcaggcagattctttaccacttagccatcTGTGAAGCTGGCATTTGTCCTTATACCCCTCATTTCACAAATATCAAAACTAATATTTCTTGAATACTTACTATACTCCTGGTGCTTTGCACACAACTGTCTC
It contains:
- the CSF3R gene encoding granulocyte colony-stimulating factor receptor isoform X3 — protein: MVGLGAWSLVGAALIILLLPRSLEQCGHILLSAPIVRLGDQVTASCIINRNCSHLGTDWRVVWKLEPELHPRERRQHLPNGTLQSTITLPHLNHSRVLLSCCLHWGNSLQILDQAELQAGYPPTAPYNLSCIMNLTTNSLICQWEPGPNTHLSTSFTLKSFKSQDKCQTQKDSIPDCVPEVGQSHCSIPRKHLQLYQNMSIWVQARNALGTSASPKLCLAPMDVVKLEPPTLWALEPSPAVAPPQPGCLRLRWETWRPSLYIEQKCELRHQPRLGEAGWDLVSALPARTSQYELCGLLPSTAYTLQMRCTRWRLPGHWSEWSPSLELTTAQRAPIVRLDTWWRQRQLDPETVTVQLFWKPIALEEDSGQIQGYLVSWRPSDQAGAEPTLCDTTELNCTFQLPSEAREVVLKAYNTAGTSHPTPVVFLESRGPPLGRLHTTARDPHSLWVGWEPPSPQPQGYVIEWGLSPPSPNGSPMTWRMEHNGSIAGTLLQENIRPFQLYEITVTPLYQDTKGPSQHIYAYSQEMAPSHGPELHLRHIGKTWAQLEWVPEAPELGKSPLTHYTIFWTNTQDQSFSTVLNASTHSFVLRGLEPSSLYHVQLMAASQVWAANSTSLTLMTLTLEESELHILLGLFGLLVLLICLCGAAQFCCRPSRKYSLWPSVPDPARSSLGSWVPTITAEDILQLPSLRDPGMPPITKITVLEEEEKKPGPWESNASSGPGSLSTLVQAYVLQGDPRVPSAQPQPQPGNSDQVLYVQVLGSPTGPGPGHYLRCDSTQPLLEGLSPSPKSYENLWFQTSSPGTPEPLVPHPEDDSIFEPLLDFPLLQGLRVSGAEGLGGF
- the CSF3R gene encoding granulocyte colony-stimulating factor receptor isoform X1; translated protein: MVGLGAWSLVGAALIILLLPRSLEQCGHILLSAPIVRLGDQVTASCIINRNCSHLGTDWRVVWKLEPELHPRERRQHLPNGTLQSTITLPHLNHSRVLLSCCLHWGNSLQILDQAELQAGWDLPDPEIEPVSLMSPALADPPTAPYNLSCIMNLTTNSLICQWEPGPNTHLSTSFTLKSFKSQDKCQTQKDSIPDCVPEVGQSHCSIPRKHLQLYQNMSIWVQARNALGTSASPKLCLAPMDVVKLEPPTLWALEPSPAVAPPQPGCLRLRWETWRPSLYIEQKCELRHQPRLGEAGWDLVSALPARTSQYELCGLLPSTAYTLQMRCTRWRLPGHWSEWSPSLELTTAQRAPIVRLDTWWRQRQLDPETVTVQLFWKPIALEEDSGQIQGYLVSWRPSDQAGAEPTLCDTTELNCTFQLPSEAREVVLKAYNTAGTSHPTPVVFLESRGPPLGRLHTTARDPHSLWVGWEPPSPQPQGYVIEWGLSPPSPNGSPMTWRMEHNGSIAGTLLQENIRPFQLYEITVTPLYQDTKGPSQHIYAYSQEMAPSHGPELHLRHIGKTWAQLEWVPEAPELGKSPLTHYTIFWTNTQDQSFSTVLNASTHSFVLRGLEPSSLYHVQLMAASQVWAANSTSLTLMTLTLEESELHILLGLFGLLVLLICLCGAAQFCCRPSRKYSLWPSVPDPARSSLGSWVPTITAEDILQLPSLRDPGMPPITKITVLEEEEKKPGPWESNASSGPGSLSTLVQAYVLQGDPRVPSAQPQPQPGNSDQVLYVQVLGSPTGPGPGHYLRCDSTQPLLEGLSPSPKSYENLWFQTSSPGTPEPLVPHPEDDSIFEPLLDFPLLQGLRVSGAEGLGGF
- the CSF3R gene encoding granulocyte colony-stimulating factor receptor isoform X2, with product MVGLGAWSLVGAALIILLLPRSLEQCGHILLSAPIVRLGDQVTASCIINRNCSHLGTDWRVVWKLEPELHPRERRQHLPNGTLQSTITLPHLNHSRVLLSCCLHWGNSLQILDQAELQAGWDLPDPEIEPVSLMSPALADPPTAPYNLSCIMNLTTNSLICQWEPGPNTHLSTSFTLKSFKSQDKCQTQKDSIPDCVPEVGQSHCSIPRKHLQLYQNMSIWVQARNALGTSASPKLCLAPMDVVKLEPPTLWALEPSPAVAPPQPGCLRLRWETWRPSLYIEQKCELRHQPRLGEAGWDLVSALPARTSQYELCGLLPSTAYTLQMRCTRWRLPGHWSEWSPSLELTTAQRAPIVRLDTWWRQRQLDPETVTVQLFWKPIALEEDSGQIQGYLVSWRPSDQAGAEPTLCDTTELNCTFQLPSEAREVVLKAYNTAGTSHPTPVVFLESRGPPLGRLHTTARDPHSLWVGWEPPSPQPQGYVIEWGLSPPSPNGSPMTWRMEHNGSIAGTLLQENIRPFQLYEITVTPLYQDTKGPSQHIYAYSQEMAPSHGPELHLRHIGKTWAQLEWVPEAPELGKSPLTHYTIFWTNTQDQSFSTVLNASTHSFVLRGLEPSSLYHVQLMAASQVWAANSTSLTLMTLTLEESELHILLGLFGLLVLLICLCGAAQFCCRPRKYSLWPSVPDPARSSLGSWVPTITAEDILQLPSLRDPGMPPITKITVLEEEEKKPGPWESNASSGPGSLSTLVQAYVLQGDPRVPSAQPQPQPGNSDQVLYVQVLGSPTGPGPGHYLRCDSTQPLLEGLSPSPKSYENLWFQTSSPGTPEPLVPHPEDDSIFEPLLDFPLLQGLRVSGAEGLGGF